In Bos indicus isolate NIAB-ARS_2022 breed Sahiwal x Tharparkar chromosome 2, NIAB-ARS_B.indTharparkar_mat_pri_1.0, whole genome shotgun sequence, a single genomic region encodes these proteins:
- the LOC139176799 gene encoding biogenesis of lysosome-related organelles complex 1 subunit 1-like: MTMLSHLLKDHQAKQNECKKLRPKRREAITPATCLTEVLVDHLNVGVAQANRSQRKLDNKVKTLQIQAAQSAKRTGQWLGMVENFNQVQIRDVQNWAQKIELDMCTITTMLKYIYKGQWQSAPS; encoded by the coding sequence aTGACCATGCTGTCTCACCTGCTGAAAGACCACCAGGCCAAGCAGAACGAATGCAAAAAGCTGCGGCCGAAGAGGCGAGAGGCCATCACTCCAGCCACCTGCCTGACAGAAGTTTTGGTGGATCACCTCAATGTGGGTGTGGCCCAGGCCAACAGGAGCCAGAGAAAGCTGGACAACAAGGTGAAGACCCTACAGATTCAGGCTGCCCAGTCTGCCAAGCGTACAGGTCAGTGGCTTGGGATGGTGGAGAACTTCAACCAGGTACAAATCAGGGATGTGCAGAACTGGGCTCAGAAAATCGAGCTGGACATGtgcaccatcaccaccatgctGAAGTACATCTACAAAGGGCAGTGGCAGTCGGCCCCCTCCTAG